Within the Candidatus Binatia bacterium genome, the region AGCAAGCTCAGGCCTCCAGCACCCAGGTGTCTTTGGTGCCGCCGCCCTGGCTCGAATTGACGACCAGTGAGCCTTCTCGAAGCGCGACGCGCGTGAGGCCTCCGGCGACGATTCGCACGGTGCTGCCGAACAGCACGAACGGCCTCAGGTCCACGTGGCGCGGGGCGATGCCGCTTTCGACGAACGTCGGACACGTCGAGAGCGCGAGCGTCGGCTGCGCGATGTAGTCGCACGGCCGCGCGCGCAGCTTCGACGCGAAAAGCGCGCGCTCTTCCTTGGTCGAGCAGGGGCCGACCAGCATGCCGTAGCCGCCCGAGCCGCGCGTCTCCTTGACGACCAGCTCGCCCAGGTGCTCGAGCACGTACGCACGGTCGTCCGCTTCGGCGCAGCGCCACGTGGGGACGTTGCACAGGATCGGTTCCTCTCCGAGATAGAAGCGGATCATCTCGGGAACGAACGGATAGATACCCTTGTCGTCCGCGATTCCGGTTCCCACGGCGTTGGCGAGCGTGATCGAGCCGGCGCGGTATGCTCGAAACAGGCCCGGCACCCCGAGCATGGAGTCGGAGCGGAACGCCAGCGGATCGAGAAATTCGTCGTCGAGGCGGCGGTAGAGCACGTCGACGCGGCGCGGGCCCTGCGTCGTGCGCATGAAGACGACATCGCCGTCGACCAGGAGGTCGGCGCCTTCGACCAGCTCGATGCCCATCTCGTCGGCGAGAAACGAGTGCTCGTAATAGGCGCTGTTGTACTGGCCGGGAGTCAGCAGCGCGATCACCGGATTGCCCTGACAGGCCGGCGGCGCGGCGTCCCTCAGCGTCTCGAGCAGCTCTTCGGGGTAGCGCGAGATGGGCGCGATCCGGTGCGCGGCGATGAGGTCGGGGAAAAGCCGCAGCATCGCCTCGCGGTTCTCGAGCATGTAGGAGACGCCCGACGGCGTGCGGCAATTGTCCTCGAGCACGTAGAACCGGTCCGGCGCGGTGCGCACGATGTCGATGCCGGACACGTGCGTGTAGGCGCCGGCTGGAGGGCGGAACCCCTGCATTTCCGGCCGGAAGCCCGGGTTGCCGACGATGAGGCTCGTCGGGATGCGGCCGGCGCGCGTGATCTCGCCGCCGTTGTAGGCGTCGAGCAGGAACGCGTTGAGGGCCGTGACCCTTTGCGCCAGCCCGCGCTCGAGCAGTGCCCAGGCTGCGGCGTCGAGGATGCGCGGAATGATGTCGAACGGGATCAGCCGCTCCGGGTCGCCGCCTTCGTTGTAGACGGCGAAGGTGATGCCGATGCGGCGAAACAGCACTTCGGCCTCGCGGGCCTTCAGGCGCCGGTCCTCGGGAGTGGTCTGGCCGAGCCACGCGGAAATGCCGTCGTAGGCGGCGCGCACCGAGCTGCCGTCGTACATCTCGTCGTAAGCTGCCGGGCGACTCGGGTCGCCGGACTGTGGCAGCGCCGCGGCGGGCGCGTCGTCGTACATGGTCCTCACCCCGCTGAGCACGTGGCGTGCCAGCGTCGCGTGCGCGCTACCGCACCGGAAAATCAGCTGTCCGTGGATCCGGCAGCGAGCCGGCTGCCCACCGGGCAGGCAGTGCCGCATTGCTGTGCGCCGAAAATGCGGCGCACAAATTCGGGGCGAAAATCCGGGACTGGAACGGATTCCACCTCCGTGCTCCGGCGGCGAAGCGCCTTTCGCGGAAATCCGTACCCCGTCCCGGGTGTTCCGCGTCAGAACGTCAGCGCGAGCACCGTTTTCATCGAGCGCATCACCGAGGCCGGGTCGGTCTCGCTGTAGAAGTAGCGGTACTGGTCGCGCTGCTCGGTGACGTCCTTCAGCAGCGTGCCGTCGGGCTTGAGGAAGAACGTGCGCGGGATGTATTCGCCGTCCGGCGCGAATTTCGCGCTGTTGGCGGCGTCCTGGTCCTTGTTGATGCGGATCATCACGAACTTCTTCGAAAGATCGACCACTGCCGGGTCATGGAAGACCTTGCTGTAATTCGCGCAGTGGGGACACCAGTCGGTGTAGAAGATCAGGCAGACCGGCTTGTTCGAGCTCTTCGCCTCGGCCAGCCCTTCGTCGTACTTCTTCCAGCTCACTGCGGAGTCGTTCCAGTCGCCCCCGGCGAGTGACAAGGCAGGGATCGCAAGCAGCGCGGCGGCGCCGAGCGCCAGGGCGAGCGTTCGAATACGGAAGCGCGAGAGCATCGGATGTTTTCTCCCTTGCGGGGCAGGCGCCTGTGGCGGCCGCGCCGGTGGGCGACTGTGGCCGAGGCGGGCGATTGAGTAAACACGGCGTCCTCTGGAAACTGCGCCTCTGGAGTCGTGCCGATGAGTGATCGTTCCGTCCCGTCCAGGCCTTCGAGAAGACCGCTGCCGTCCGCGCCCGGCGAGGGTGACGGTGAAAGCTTCGCGGCGCTGTTCGAAGCGAGCCAGGACAGGAAGTCGCAGGCGCAGCCGGCGGCTCGCATCAAGGCCGGCGACCTCATCTCGTGCCGCGTGCTCGCCATCGGCCAATCGAGTGTCTTCGTCTCCGCAGGAGACAAGGCCGAGGGCGCGATCGATCTGGCCGAATTTCGCGATCCCGCGAGCGGTGAGCTTCGCGTCGCCGTGGGCGACGTCATCCAGGCGACGGTGATCGACGACGGCGGCCGCTCCGGAAGCGCGGTGCTGACGCGGATGCTCGGCCGCACCGGCCACGCGGCGGCCGAGCTCGAGCAGGCCCTCGAGCTCGCCGTACCGGTCGAAGGGCTGGTCACCGCGGAAACCAAGGGCGGCTTCGAGGTGCTGTTCGGCAGCGTGCGCGCGTTCTGCCCCGGCTCCCAGATCGACCTGCGCCGCACGGCCGAGCGCGCCGCGGCCTCCGACTACGTTGGCAAGCGTTTCGCGTTTCGCGTGCTCAAGGTCGAGAACGACGGTCGCAACGTCGTCGTCTCGCGCCGCGACCTGCTCGAAGAGCAGGCCGCCGAGGAGGCAGCAAAGACGTGGCAGCAGATCCACGTCGGCGCCGTGCTCGAAGGCACGGTGCGCTCCTTGCGCGACTTCGGTGCCTTCGTCGATCTCGGCGGCGTCGACGGGATGATCCACGTGAGCGAGATGGCGTGGTCACGCGTCAAGGATCCTTCCGAGCTGCTCGAGCTCGGACAGCGCGTGCGCGTGCAGGTGATCAAGGTCGGCGAGACCGACGCGAAGGGACGAGCGACGATCGGACTTTCGCTGCGCGCGCTGGCCGAAGACCCGTGGAGCACGCTCGCGTCGCGATTTCCCGCCGGCACGACGATCCGGGGCAGCGTCACGAGGCTCGAGTCGTTCGGTGCTTTCGTGCAGGTGGAGCCCGGCGTCGAGGGCCTCGTGCACATCTCGAAAATCGCGCTCGAACGGCGCCTCAACCACGCGCGCCAGGCGCTGTCGGTCGGACAGGACGTCGAGGTGACGGTGCTCGCGGTAGACGTCGAGGCGCGGCGCCTCGGTCTTTCGATGGTCGAGGAAGCCGGCAAGGCACGCTCGGCCGAGCTCGAGGCCGAAAAGCGCGAGCAGCAGCAGGTGATGCAGGCCCACCGCGGCTCGGGATCCCTCGGAACGTTCGCCGATCTATTGGAGAAAGCGCGCGGCAAGTAGCGCGCGCGGTTTCAGGAGTACTGCAGCTCGAGCGAACGGCAGATCGGGTTCGGACAGCCCGCCGCCTGCTTGTAGAGCAGGTGCTTGTCGACGCCGACGCGGCGAAGGTGCACCTCGACGGCGTCGCCGTTCGCTTCGATGACCGCGTATTCGGCGAACGGAAGGATCTTCGGCGTGCAGCCGTTGGGGAACTCGCGAAACGGCATGCCGACGCTTCCG harbors:
- a CDS encoding circularly permuted type 2 ATP-grasp protein, yielding MYDGSSVRAAYDGISAWLGQTTPEDRRLKAREAEVLFRRIGITFAVYNEGGDPERLIPFDIIPRILDAAAWALLERGLAQRVTALNAFLLDAYNGGEITRAGRIPTSLIVGNPGFRPEMQGFRPPAGAYTHVSGIDIVRTAPDRFYVLEDNCRTPSGVSYMLENREAMLRLFPDLIAAHRIAPISRYPEELLETLRDAAPPACQGNPVIALLTPGQYNSAYYEHSFLADEMGIELVEGADLLVDGDVVFMRTTQGPRRVDVLYRRLDDEFLDPLAFRSDSMLGVPGLFRAYRAGSITLANAVGTGIADDKGIYPFVPEMIRFYLGEEPILCNVPTWRCAEADDRAYVLEHLGELVVKETRGSGGYGMLVGPCSTKEERALFASKLRARPCDYIAQPTLALSTCPTFVESGIAPRHVDLRPFVLFGSTVRIVAGGLTRVALREGSLVVNSSQGGGTKDTWVLEA
- a CDS encoding thioredoxin family protein, with product MLSRFRIRTLALALGAAALLAIPALSLAGGDWNDSAVSWKKYDEGLAEAKSSNKPVCLIFYTDWCPHCANYSKVFHDPAVVDLSKKFVMIRINKDQDAANSAKFAPDGEYIPRTFFLKPDGTLLKDVTEQRDQYRYFYSETDPASVMRSMKTVLALTF
- a CDS encoding S1 RNA-binding domain-containing protein; the protein is MSDRSVPSRPSRRPLPSAPGEGDGESFAALFEASQDRKSQAQPAARIKAGDLISCRVLAIGQSSVFVSAGDKAEGAIDLAEFRDPASGELRVAVGDVIQATVIDDGGRSGSAVLTRMLGRTGHAAAELEQALELAVPVEGLVTAETKGGFEVLFGSVRAFCPGSQIDLRRTAERAAASDYVGKRFAFRVLKVENDGRNVVVSRRDLLEEQAAEEAAKTWQQIHVGAVLEGTVRSLRDFGAFVDLGGVDGMIHVSEMAWSRVKDPSELLELGQRVRVQVIKVGETDAKGRATIGLSLRALAEDPWSTLASRFPAGTTIRGSVTRLESFGAFVQVEPGVEGLVHISKIALERRLNHARQALSVGQDVEVTVLAVDVEARRLGLSMVEEAGKARSAELEAEKREQQQVMQAHRGSGSLGTFADLLEKARGK